In Stieleria varia, one genomic interval encodes:
- a CDS encoding efflux RND transporter permease subunit, which produces MVKPLLERRTPVGGTYALLILIAFFFLLPSAFRSARLSLNNRENDVKDWLPDDFPETAELEWFANDFAGESFVLATWEGCTIEDQRLRLLEKKLLHECDTYDPGEEMSPEQAAYYRKAKEIGRDLRLLPAGRQHDNWGGEQEKWLATPEGQWYYIKPDGRLYRWEAHENGVSSAVRTINRVRGKFELTGKFVAAFGDQTDSTKTNPFYNDTSLVCAPLFHTVETGVSVAKKLSEEGGPLWPRDLTDSSRRSVVAERLAMQRLSGALFAPAVLHGFQWTVASFRDAIAPEKRAELPEEFDVLVQRQLNKLIDEDFGGDVKALASAPSAVRDDAFYSVFDAAGVDAPPRQTCLLITMTDLAKDNLAYALGRGVLGGPRGRLLQLAADSGVQPPMPPSMAPPPFNRADVESASGLVPLRMGGPPVDNIAIDEEGSITLVRLVGYSVLVGIFLSYVCFRSVKITIMVFVVGGSAAMLSMAFVGWTNGRVDAILMSMPSLVYVLGLSGAIHVINYYRDEVREGGHSGAAGRALKHAAVPCSLAALTTAIGLVSLYTSNLAPISNFGLYAAIGVIATLAVLFSYLPAALQVFITDTHRSNEKPVAEETPAKAEEPAESWLSDQWAAVGRWITGHHALVTTTCLLVLVIGSIGLTKIKTSVQLLKLFDQDARIIRDYAWLEDNFGKLVPMELVLRVPPSMQAIERVDEPTDDGSGDGIVESANESLADVDPVDATRRLGVLERVEAVARINRVVRNTLGEPGLGIVGQAMSADTFLPPLPEPDNGYWNTRSLYRKSLISGRADLLQSDYLRIEDSGPYEGSELWRISLRVDALSDVDYGHFINTLRTSVEPVLRAYDARQEILRQLCTSPTGEPAAMSGKQKVLIVGRSKPAPSSETSMLLSTFDGQDGSGAMADDTGQSQIDTEAIYYSTLNELLQGEKIARPTWVDPNSSDTPIKIDDPKWQNLIASRDAVIWVGDDEKVKASLSGAKRLIDAQAILNKDVHPSLVGDRIPDVVGSGGPDSTGLQAVYTGVVPVVYKAQRTLLASLVESIGLAFVLIALVMVMLLNPGRSFLSGLAPSNFGNGLMAGLISMIPNVFPVLLIFGLMGHWGRLVDIGTMMTASVAMGVAVDDTIHFLSWFRSYLDKGYSRIEAVVQTYRRVGPAMTQTTLVGGLGLFVFALSTFTPTQRFGTLMLVMLAAALVGDLVLLPALLAGPIGRFFKPRVGTKPPTETSPTDSSVPQPGEMAREDVEPAVPEKDGEYEASPEEESLPHLRVHFPHSGSDSKRPLKGR; this is translated from the coding sequence ATGGTCAAACCCCTACTAGAGCGCCGCACGCCGGTAGGTGGTACGTACGCGTTACTGATACTCATCGCGTTCTTTTTCCTGTTGCCGTCGGCGTTTCGATCCGCCCGACTGAGCTTGAACAATCGAGAAAACGACGTCAAAGATTGGTTGCCGGACGATTTCCCCGAGACGGCGGAATTGGAGTGGTTTGCCAACGATTTTGCCGGCGAAAGCTTCGTCCTGGCAACTTGGGAAGGCTGTACGATCGAGGACCAGCGTCTTCGGTTGTTAGAAAAGAAGCTGTTGCACGAGTGCGACACCTACGACCCGGGTGAAGAAATGTCGCCTGAGCAGGCGGCTTATTATCGCAAAGCCAAGGAGATCGGTCGTGATCTGAGGCTGCTGCCCGCCGGTCGGCAACACGACAATTGGGGCGGCGAGCAAGAAAAGTGGTTGGCCACCCCCGAAGGCCAATGGTACTACATCAAGCCGGACGGGCGGTTGTACCGTTGGGAGGCTCACGAGAACGGGGTTTCCTCCGCAGTTCGGACGATCAACCGGGTGCGTGGCAAGTTTGAGTTGACGGGCAAGTTCGTGGCCGCGTTTGGGGACCAAACCGATTCGACGAAGACCAATCCGTTTTACAACGACACGTCGTTGGTGTGCGCACCATTGTTCCATACGGTCGAGACCGGCGTCTCGGTGGCAAAGAAACTGTCCGAGGAAGGTGGCCCGTTGTGGCCGCGTGACTTGACCGACAGTTCACGTCGTTCGGTCGTCGCCGAGCGTCTGGCGATGCAGCGACTCAGCGGTGCGTTATTCGCGCCCGCGGTACTGCACGGATTTCAGTGGACGGTTGCCAGTTTCCGCGATGCGATCGCCCCGGAAAAACGAGCTGAATTGCCAGAGGAGTTTGACGTCTTGGTTCAGCGTCAGTTGAACAAACTGATTGATGAGGATTTTGGCGGTGACGTCAAAGCACTCGCGTCCGCTCCGTCGGCGGTGCGAGACGATGCGTTTTACAGCGTGTTTGATGCCGCTGGCGTAGACGCACCGCCGCGTCAAACTTGCCTGTTGATCACGATGACCGACTTGGCCAAAGACAACTTGGCCTACGCGTTGGGACGCGGTGTGTTGGGTGGGCCTCGTGGTCGGTTGTTGCAACTCGCTGCGGATTCGGGCGTCCAGCCCCCCATGCCGCCGTCGATGGCACCGCCACCATTCAATCGCGCCGACGTGGAATCAGCGTCAGGACTGGTTCCGCTGAGAATGGGTGGACCGCCGGTGGACAACATCGCGATCGACGAAGAAGGCTCGATCACTTTGGTGCGATTGGTCGGATACAGCGTACTGGTCGGAATCTTTTTGTCCTACGTCTGCTTTCGCAGTGTCAAAATCACCATCATGGTGTTTGTCGTCGGAGGCTCCGCAGCGATGCTCAGCATGGCGTTTGTCGGCTGGACCAACGGCCGGGTCGACGCCATTTTGATGAGCATGCCGTCGTTGGTCTATGTGCTTGGGCTATCCGGTGCCATTCATGTGATCAACTATTATCGCGACGAAGTGCGTGAGGGTGGTCACTCGGGCGCCGCGGGCCGCGCGTTGAAGCACGCGGCGGTCCCTTGCAGTCTTGCTGCACTGACGACCGCCATCGGCTTGGTTTCTTTGTACACGAGTAACCTTGCGCCGATCAGCAACTTTGGACTCTACGCCGCCATCGGAGTGATCGCGACCCTCGCGGTTCTGTTTTCGTATTTGCCTGCCGCGTTGCAGGTCTTTATCACGGACACGCATCGCTCGAACGAAAAGCCAGTGGCAGAGGAAACGCCTGCCAAAGCTGAGGAGCCGGCGGAGTCCTGGCTGTCCGATCAATGGGCAGCGGTGGGGCGTTGGATCACGGGGCACCATGCCCTGGTCACGACGACTTGTTTGCTGGTCCTGGTGATCGGCAGCATTGGTTTGACCAAGATCAAGACTTCCGTTCAGTTGCTGAAACTGTTTGATCAGGATGCCCGCATCATTCGCGACTATGCCTGGCTGGAGGACAATTTCGGCAAGCTGGTGCCGATGGAGTTGGTGCTTCGCGTGCCGCCGTCGATGCAAGCCATTGAGCGAGTCGATGAGCCAACCGATGACGGTTCCGGCGATGGAATTGTTGAGAGTGCCAATGAGTCGCTTGCCGACGTTGACCCGGTCGACGCGACTCGTCGATTGGGAGTACTGGAGCGAGTGGAAGCAGTGGCTCGCATCAATCGCGTGGTCCGCAATACGTTGGGCGAACCCGGCTTGGGAATCGTCGGTCAAGCGATGAGTGCCGATACGTTCTTGCCGCCACTGCCCGAACCGGACAACGGCTATTGGAACACGCGGTCGTTGTATCGCAAGAGCCTGATTTCCGGACGTGCGGACTTGCTGCAGAGCGATTACCTCCGCATCGAAGACTCTGGGCCGTATGAGGGCAGCGAACTGTGGCGAATCAGTTTGCGTGTCGACGCGTTGTCAGACGTTGATTACGGACACTTCATCAACACCCTGCGAACCTCTGTCGAACCCGTTTTGCGAGCTTACGACGCGAGGCAGGAAATTTTGCGTCAGTTATGCACTTCACCCACGGGCGAGCCCGCAGCGATGAGTGGCAAGCAAAAAGTGTTGATCGTGGGCCGCTCCAAACCAGCACCTTCCTCCGAGACATCCATGTTGCTCTCAACATTCGATGGCCAGGATGGCAGCGGCGCGATGGCGGACGACACGGGGCAATCACAGATCGATACCGAAGCGATCTATTACTCGACTCTGAATGAGTTGTTGCAGGGCGAGAAGATTGCACGTCCGACTTGGGTGGACCCCAACTCGTCGGACACGCCGATTAAGATCGATGACCCGAAATGGCAGAACCTGATTGCCAGTCGCGACGCGGTCATTTGGGTCGGTGACGACGAGAAAGTAAAAGCGAGCTTGAGCGGTGCCAAACGGCTGATCGATGCTCAGGCGATCTTGAACAAGGACGTCCATCCGAGTTTGGTCGGTGATCGGATTCCCGATGTGGTCGGATCGGGCGGACCCGATAGCACGGGCTTGCAAGCGGTTTACACGGGCGTTGTGCCGGTGGTTTACAAAGCTCAGCGTACTTTGCTGGCCAGTTTGGTCGAGTCCATCGGGTTGGCCTTTGTGTTGATCGCGTTGGTGATGGTGATGTTGCTCAATCCAGGCCGGTCATTTCTGTCGGGGCTCGCTCCGTCCAACTTCGGCAACGGTTTGATGGCCGGATTGATCTCAATGATCCCGAACGTCTTTCCTGTGCTGTTGATTTTTGGACTCATGGGTCATTGGGGCCGACTGGTGGACATCGGAACCATGATGACGGCGTCGGTTGCCATGGGTGTGGCAGTCGATGACACGATCCACTTTCTCAGTTGGTTCCGATCCTATCTCGACAAGGGATATTCACGCATCGAGGCGGTGGTGCAAACCTATCGGCGTGTGGGTCCCGCGATGACTCAGACGACCTTGGTGGGTGGGCTTGGCCTTTTCGTCTTTGCCTTGTCGACGTTCACGCCCACACAGCGTTTCGGTACCTTGATGCTGGTGATGCTTGCGGCCGCGTTGGTGGGTGACTTGGTCCTCTTGCCTGCGTTGTTGGCCGGACCGATCGGACGATTCTTCAAACCGCGTGTGGGCACCAAGCCGCCAACAGAGACCAGCCCCACTGACTCGAGTGTTCCGCAGCCTGGCGAGATGGCCCGAGAGGATGTCGAACCGGCGGTGCCGGAAAAAGACGGAGAGTATGAAGCGTCTCCCGAAGAAGAGTCACTGCCCCATCTGAGAGTACATTTTCCGCACTCGGGCAGCGACAGCAAGCGACCGCTCAAAGGCCGCTGA
- a CDS encoding pilus assembly protein N-terminal domain-containing protein: MRDCNAKQQRVHRGRRSRTSKRAVLFAWLLAAASPVAAQQPQTRSIAPPVTRSPMRIVTHREVPQAASGDVQSNPFVTTPRSDRYPVQLASGDSKTSIRLKPQGNTSTLMPIHSSASALPVQPSQPSIQISESLPPSQPVTNPLVDQAVPLIASESFQPTDLIGSGGSQAIDRSQTLEFGNPIPSPVRAEAETDLANQEFVLPVVEPSDNEGDLTGNAFERKQSLARQNDDAGGAAMLTPMASPAEAAALQTVRPVADARDGREPIQETQPIFFTFSDKESEATPASDVETTAEDAESAIEDQHSESIDATMSEDADLVSSPQASLGFVQPAEPVDFAFNDASQNATGAPATSASDPMSMPEPITLEDQTRRLVIQAEDEDEVALSASDIERATPLTARSSPVAIAPSMDFSDEQAADSAEDMLAASDPVSLKAAPQFDSSQPDGLIVATRPMVLLADPPATPSILYKSESPENAPPKLQPGVIRENEKVVAAQQARNRPPVAVTTPPISVQSSDNSIAMVAPVIDVTGANPVQRQQQDATVVFEAPGADFETFTPMSDGRSLPDLLAAESKSLPTLPPATQSNTPSQSVPASPASFRAQPSPPAVEAVTTLNMSRTQVRSLTIGGQLRRVTVADKDVCQVIASGPNQLKLIGTGNGSTKLVVWADTEAGGPTRVKTFEIQVQDAVESTGGSLGNKTQLLNQTISRMFPSAKIRVTQNEDHLLVSGRCPDEVTAKQIVRMVRKTCLVPVRDSLTFP, translated from the coding sequence ATGCGTGACTGTAACGCAAAACAACAGAGAGTTCACCGAGGACGACGTAGTCGCACGAGCAAACGTGCGGTTCTGTTCGCCTGGCTTCTCGCGGCTGCTTCTCCAGTGGCCGCACAGCAGCCACAAACTCGTAGCATCGCGCCACCCGTGACTCGCTCACCGATGCGAATCGTCACCCATCGCGAGGTGCCACAGGCGGCATCCGGTGATGTCCAATCCAATCCATTTGTTACCACGCCGAGAAGCGACCGGTATCCGGTACAGCTCGCCTCGGGAGATAGCAAGACATCGATTCGATTGAAGCCGCAGGGAAACACGTCGACCCTGATGCCAATCCACAGCTCGGCGAGTGCGCTGCCTGTCCAGCCGTCCCAGCCTTCGATTCAAATCTCGGAATCTTTGCCACCAAGCCAACCGGTTACGAATCCATTGGTGGATCAAGCCGTTCCGCTGATCGCGTCGGAGTCGTTCCAGCCGACCGATTTGATCGGTTCGGGTGGATCACAGGCGATTGATCGATCACAGACTCTGGAGTTCGGCAACCCGATTCCATCGCCAGTGCGTGCCGAGGCAGAGACGGATCTCGCCAATCAAGAATTCGTGTTGCCGGTGGTGGAGCCTTCGGACAACGAAGGCGATCTGACGGGCAACGCATTTGAACGAAAACAATCGCTCGCACGTCAAAATGATGATGCCGGTGGAGCGGCCATGTTGACGCCGATGGCTTCGCCAGCGGAGGCTGCCGCTCTACAGACGGTTCGTCCCGTTGCCGATGCACGCGATGGTCGCGAGCCCATCCAAGAAACTCAGCCGATCTTTTTTACGTTCTCCGATAAAGAATCCGAGGCGACGCCGGCATCGGATGTTGAGACGACCGCTGAGGATGCGGAGAGTGCGATTGAAGATCAGCACAGCGAGTCCATCGACGCCACGATGAGCGAAGACGCCGACCTGGTGTCGTCGCCACAGGCATCTCTTGGTTTTGTTCAGCCCGCCGAACCCGTCGACTTTGCTTTCAACGACGCATCACAGAATGCAACGGGCGCACCGGCGACTTCGGCGAGCGATCCCATGTCGATGCCGGAACCGATCACCCTGGAAGATCAGACACGTCGGCTGGTGATCCAAGCCGAGGACGAAGATGAAGTCGCATTGTCGGCAAGCGACATCGAGCGAGCCACTCCGCTGACAGCCCGATCGTCGCCTGTTGCAATCGCACCGTCGATGGATTTCAGCGACGAGCAAGCCGCTGACTCGGCAGAGGACATGTTGGCCGCGAGCGATCCCGTTTCATTGAAAGCCGCCCCGCAGTTCGATTCATCGCAACCCGATGGCTTGATCGTGGCGACCAGGCCCATGGTACTACTGGCCGATCCGCCGGCGACACCATCGATCCTCTACAAGTCCGAATCGCCGGAAAATGCACCACCAAAACTGCAGCCTGGCGTCATCCGAGAGAATGAAAAAGTCGTTGCGGCACAACAAGCGCGAAACCGTCCGCCGGTCGCTGTCACGACTCCGCCGATTTCGGTGCAAAGCTCCGACAACTCGATTGCGATGGTCGCCCCTGTGATCGATGTCACAGGAGCCAACCCGGTTCAACGCCAGCAACAAGATGCAACCGTTGTCTTCGAGGCACCTGGTGCCGACTTTGAAACTTTCACCCCCATGTCGGACGGTCGATCTCTGCCGGACTTGTTGGCGGCGGAATCCAAATCGCTGCCGACATTGCCACCGGCGACGCAGAGCAACACGCCAAGTCAGTCGGTCCCGGCCAGCCCTGCAAGCTTTCGAGCACAGCCAAGCCCACCGGCGGTCGAAGCCGTGACGACACTGAACATGTCCCGGACCCAAGTGCGATCGTTGACGATCGGCGGTCAACTGCGACGAGTAACGGTGGCCGACAAAGATGTTTGCCAAGTCATCGCGTCAGGACCTAACCAATTAAAGCTGATCGGCACGGGGAACGGTTCGACCAAACTGGTCGTGTGGGCGGACACCGAAGCCGGCGGTCCGACGCGAGTAAAGACCTTTGAGATCCAAGTTCAAGATGCCGTCGAATCCACCGGCGGGTCACTTGGAAACAAGACGCAATTGCTGAATCAAACGATTTCACGAATGTTCCCATCGGCCAAGATTCGCGTCACGCAGAACGAGGACCATTTGTTGGTCTCTGGACGATGCCCGGACGAGGTCACGGCCAAGCAGATCGTTCGTATGGTTCGAAAAACGTGTTTGGTCCCCGTGCGAGATTCGCTCACCTTTCCATAG
- a CDS encoding DUF4347 domain-containing protein: MNRPLHSSPANAHRNRSRLHRHKGGTWNLSTLEKRVMLAGDCVAAPVGAQPVAALESAADISAASGTDAIVSHSSANLVFVDARVDDIDQLVGGLAGDHELILLDSSRPGLEQISQLLERRTNVSSLHILGHGETGRLRLGNQTVDLQTLNRFQSTLRGWSGSLTADADILVYGCDTGADAEGLKFIERLAELTGADVAASTDKTGDSELGGDWDLERQVGVINAGLAWTETARASYRSVLPITINASGSTGAEQMLLQIDEVTVATYDNVGVDLQQYTYAADGINADQVRVVFTNDLYDPDNGIDRNLRVDSITIDGVTYETESSEVFSTGTWLPADGIVPGFRESETLHSDGYFQYAGTAIPPGDPSGLVINEIHYNPGPDGVVDGDAEFIELYNSGDEAVDLGGMSFSGFDLTFAPGTIIEAGQYAIVSPSIALAESTWGVTPIAEFAGGGISGSGELIQLIAADGVTVIDEVDYLDETPWSALPDGNGPSLELRDWALDNSLAENWGPSDGQPTPGVVNSIYGQAAPDPITDIGVVSGEVLPNEAFTISANIEGATTANLIYLVGFGEEQTVAMTNTDGSTWQATLPGADAGQLIRYRIESDVAIAPFNDTINYFGLVVTPSDIIGNELPVFQFFVDEAQFTELTTTELALTNTTIPAVVYYNGEVIDNATVRVRGGDFARTNFDKKSLKFELPKGYAIDIGSEGSYPIDEFAINADFGDWSVVAPDISWDIFNAESDTFASSFFVRAEINGDFHGVFRFQELYDGAWRDANGVIGDDELYKADGGGFGEFTNFDKKSPDDGDYTSINALNAVLNAPSSAAKTAYLYDNVDIANVVNHMALSVLMRHDDQEVQNFYMVRDAETSVWSIVQWDLDRLWIEAGDETEGAFTTPEPIEHELFSSIWEVPEFQDMYWRRMQTLTDTYLSEENRAAMVARFDELVEQIGPTNSSLEFARWNRNDIYSNPFWRNEYADALDTRFDAFAGETRLPGTASGQYDIVINELHYNPLDGDAEFIELYNASATESVDLSGWTIDGVNLTIGYGTVILPQQRIVFTDDLARFRAQAPGDIFIAGQYSGGLAGGGELITLLDASGTVIDQVDYQDSDPWPSEPDGNGYTLALIDPSLDNALASSWVASSQINGTPGKANDSQTELSTLKIFAAGSTGAEAFTVEVAGEQVAIFDLASFGGKAGDLSARNFIELTWLSETTIDPADVRINFINDVYDPDNGIDANLAIDRIEIDGVAYETEAPDVFSTGTYLSEDGIVPGFRESEILHINGYFQYASESPNSTPVAVDDVYTTLAGNLVSGNLLGNDSDADGDTLILLSHTDPGGGSLSVDANGNFVYTPTQGFSGSDSFGYVVADPSGATATGNVSITVEPVVLFADGNVIQLLNFQYDAYLAGSGSRAVTSTANNTAAQWQLVDAGNDSYLLRNLASGRYLDGDFGDVDTSSSSGSIGTQWRFIENGEGYHYLYNVFYRDYVDANGSNTVVDWDPGTLDPDDLWLVTLV, translated from the coding sequence ATGAATCGCCCCTTGCATAGCTCGCCAGCCAACGCCCACCGCAACCGTAGCCGACTGCACCGCCACAAAGGTGGGACCTGGAATCTGAGCACTCTGGAGAAACGCGTGATGCTGGCCGGTGATTGCGTCGCGGCGCCCGTCGGCGCGCAACCTGTCGCCGCGCTGGAGTCCGCTGCGGACATCAGTGCGGCCAGCGGCACCGATGCGATTGTGTCTCATTCGTCCGCGAACCTTGTCTTTGTGGATGCCCGGGTCGACGACATCGATCAGTTGGTCGGCGGGCTTGCGGGGGACCACGAGCTGATCCTTTTGGATTCCAGCCGACCAGGCCTGGAACAGATCAGCCAGTTATTAGAACGCCGCACGAATGTATCGAGCCTTCACATCTTGGGGCACGGTGAAACGGGGCGATTGCGATTGGGCAATCAAACGGTTGATCTGCAAACTTTGAATCGTTTCCAATCGACCTTGCGTGGCTGGTCAGGATCGTTGACCGCTGACGCGGACATCTTGGTTTACGGTTGCGATACTGGTGCAGACGCGGAAGGTTTGAAGTTCATCGAGCGGCTTGCCGAGTTGACGGGCGCGGACGTCGCGGCATCAACCGACAAAACCGGTGACAGTGAACTGGGTGGCGACTGGGACTTGGAACGCCAAGTCGGTGTGATCAACGCCGGATTGGCTTGGACCGAGACTGCACGAGCCAGCTATCGATCCGTGTTGCCAATCACCATCAATGCGTCGGGCAGCACGGGTGCTGAGCAAATGTTGTTGCAAATCGATGAGGTCACGGTGGCGACGTATGACAACGTCGGTGTTGACCTGCAGCAATACACGTACGCGGCCGACGGCATCAATGCGGATCAAGTGCGAGTGGTGTTCACAAACGATTTGTATGACCCCGACAACGGCATCGACCGCAACTTGCGTGTGGACAGTATCACGATCGATGGTGTGACCTATGAAACCGAGTCCTCCGAAGTATTCTCGACGGGGACATGGTTGCCCGCTGACGGCATCGTGCCTGGATTCCGCGAGTCTGAGACGTTGCATTCCGACGGCTACTTTCAGTACGCCGGTACGGCAATACCACCGGGCGATCCCAGTGGTTTGGTCATCAATGAGATCCACTACAACCCGGGACCCGACGGAGTGGTCGATGGGGACGCGGAGTTCATCGAGTTGTACAACTCAGGGGACGAGGCGGTTGACCTGGGTGGCATGTCGTTCAGCGGATTTGACTTGACGTTTGCACCTGGAACGATCATCGAGGCCGGTCAGTACGCGATCGTTTCTCCGTCGATTGCTTTGGCGGAGTCCACGTGGGGTGTGACGCCCATCGCGGAATTCGCCGGTGGGGGAATCTCCGGCAGCGGCGAATTGATCCAACTGATTGCTGCTGATGGCGTGACAGTGATCGACGAAGTCGACTACTTGGACGAAACGCCGTGGAGTGCTCTGCCGGACGGAAACGGTCCTTCGCTGGAACTACGCGACTGGGCATTGGACAATTCGTTGGCAGAAAACTGGGGTCCGTCCGACGGGCAGCCGACTCCTGGCGTAGTGAACTCGATTTATGGGCAGGCGGCTCCCGATCCGATCACGGATATCGGTGTGGTTTCCGGCGAAGTGCTGCCGAACGAAGCGTTCACGATCAGCGCGAACATCGAGGGAGCCACAACCGCCAATTTGATTTACCTCGTCGGGTTTGGTGAAGAGCAAACAGTGGCGATGACCAATACCGATGGCAGCACATGGCAGGCTACGCTGCCTGGTGCAGATGCAGGCCAGTTGATTCGCTACCGCATCGAGTCTGATGTGGCGATTGCACCGTTCAACGACACGATCAATTATTTTGGCTTGGTCGTCACCCCGTCGGACATCATCGGCAATGAATTGCCCGTGTTCCAGTTCTTTGTCGATGAAGCTCAATTCACAGAACTGACGACGACGGAATTGGCTCTGACCAATACAACGATCCCAGCGGTCGTGTACTACAACGGAGAAGTGATCGACAATGCGACCGTGCGAGTTCGCGGCGGTGATTTTGCACGAACGAACTTTGACAAAAAGAGCTTGAAGTTCGAGCTGCCCAAGGGCTACGCGATCGACATCGGTAGCGAGGGCAGCTATCCGATCGACGAGTTTGCGATCAATGCTGATTTTGGTGATTGGTCGGTCGTCGCACCGGACATCAGTTGGGACATTTTCAACGCGGAGTCCGACACGTTTGCCAGTTCGTTCTTTGTGCGGGCTGAGATCAACGGCGACTTCCACGGCGTGTTCCGTTTCCAAGAGCTGTATGACGGAGCGTGGCGAGATGCCAACGGAGTCATCGGGGACGACGAACTGTACAAAGCCGATGGCGGTGGTTTTGGTGAGTTCACGAACTTTGACAAAAAGTCACCCGACGACGGCGACTACACTTCGATCAATGCATTGAACGCGGTGTTGAACGCGCCATCCTCTGCGGCCAAGACGGCTTATTTGTATGACAACGTGGACATTGCCAACGTCGTCAATCACATGGCGCTCAGCGTGTTGATGCGTCATGACGATCAGGAAGTGCAGAATTTCTACATGGTCCGAGACGCGGAAACCTCCGTGTGGTCGATCGTCCAGTGGGACTTGGATCGACTATGGATCGAAGCGGGAGATGAAACCGAAGGCGCGTTCACCACGCCCGAGCCGATCGAGCATGAGCTGTTCAGCTCCATTTGGGAGGTGCCCGAGTTTCAAGACATGTATTGGCGTCGCATGCAGACTCTGACCGACACCTATTTGAGCGAAGAAAATCGTGCGGCGATGGTTGCCCGATTCGATGAGTTGGTCGAACAGATCGGGCCCACCAATTCGTCATTGGAATTCGCACGGTGGAACCGAAACGACATCTATTCCAATCCGTTTTGGCGAAACGAATACGCCGACGCGTTGGACACGCGGTTCGATGCCTTTGCCGGTGAGACCCGGTTGCCGGGAACAGCAAGCGGTCAATACGACATCGTTATCAATGAATTGCACTACAACCCGCTGGATGGTGACGCGGAGTTCATCGAACTGTACAACGCATCGGCAACGGAATCGGTCGACTTGTCCGGCTGGACGATTGATGGCGTGAATTTGACGATCGGTTATGGCACCGTCATCCTGCCGCAGCAACGTATCGTCTTCACCGACGACTTGGCACGTTTCCGCGCCCAGGCGCCCGGGGATATCTTCATCGCCGGCCAGTATTCCGGCGGGCTCGCCGGTGGCGGCGAATTGATCACACTGCTGGACGCCAGCGGAACCGTGATCGATCAAGTCGATTACCAGGACTCGGACCCTTGGCCTAGCGAGCCGGATGGCAATGGCTACACGTTGGCATTGATCGATCCGTCGCTGGACAACGCTTTGGCAAGCAGTTGGGTTGCAAGCAGCCAGATCAACGGCACGCCGGGGAAAGCCAACGACTCGCAAACGGAGTTGTCGACATTAAAGATCTTTGCCGCTGGTTCGACGGGCGCGGAAGCGTTCACCGTGGAGGTTGCCGGTGAGCAAGTCGCGATCTTTGATTTGGCGTCGTTTGGCGGCAAAGCGGGAGATCTTTCGGCGCGGAATTTCATTGAATTGACGTGGCTCTCCGAGACGACAATCGATCCTGCTGATGTCCGCATCAACTTCATCAATGACGTCTATGATCCCGACAACGGAATCGATGCCAACTTGGCGATCGATCGCATTGAGATCGATGGTGTCGCGTATGAAACAGAAGCGCCGGACGTTTTCTCCACCGGGACCTACTTGAGTGAGGATGGAATCGTTCCTGGGTTCCGCGAGAGCGAGATCTTGCACATCAACGGTTATTTCCAATATGCCAGTGAGTCCCCGAATTCGACTCCCGTCGCAGTTGACGATGTCTACACGACTTTGGCTGGCAACCTGGTGTCGGGCAACCTGCTGGGCAACGATTCCGATGCCGACGGTGACACGCTGATTTTGTTGAGCCATACTGACCCTGGGGGTGGTTCGCTAAGCGTCGATGCCAATGGCAACTTTGTTTACACACCAACGCAAGGATTTAGCGGTTCCGATTCGTTCGGTTACGTCGTCGCTGATCCCAGTGGTGCGACTGCGACCGGCAACGTCTCGATCACCGTTGAGCCCGTGGTGCTCTTTGCCGACGGCAATGTGATTCAACTGCTGAATTTCCAATACGACGCGTACCTTGCGGGTTCCGGAAGCCGTGCGGTGACGTCGACCGCCAACAATACTGCGGCGCAATGGCAGCTGGTGGACGCAGGCAACGACAGCTACTTGCTCCGCAACCTTGCCAGCGGTCGGTACTTGGATGGAGATTTCGGGGACGTTGACACCAGCTCGAGTTCGGGATCCATCGGAACGCAGTGGAGGTTCATTGAGAATGGCGAGGGTTACCACTATCTCTACAATGTGTTTTATCGGGACTACGTCGATGCCAACGGCAGCAACACAGTGGTCGATTGGGATCCTGGAACACTGGATCCGGACGATCTGTGGCTGGTGACGCTTGTCTGA